Proteins from one Ramlibacter sp. PS4R-6 genomic window:
- a CDS encoding glycosyltransferase family 4 protein codes for MTQPTPIDTETLVLPAQAAHTDRFIYIAVPWSPAGGGMYKVADYLIQAQAPDTPEHAAQLRPLDTRGPGKAWTSFISLGKALWQIARGKLSGGLAGVHVNMAERLSMVRKGLIVTTCFVLRVPVVIHLHAQTKTFYRSLPLFAQDVVRWMFSLASTVIVIGSGPRKFVVEELGVNPKKVDIVINGVPGPAQAPERRIAADGIRRALFVGRLCEPKGVSDLLQALALAPLDREKVEVTLAGNGDIARYETMANALGISSFVKFAGWCDQEKVDELLAKSDLLVLPSHDEVLPLVVLEALGRGVAVVCTPVGELPTVLTDGENACFVPVGDAGKLAETLGTVLNDDERLLRLGRAGRRLYEQQFSLQRFFTSVSRVHQRHFGISGHLPQAQELAE; via the coding sequence ATGACCCAACCGACCCCCATCGATACCGAAACCCTCGTGCTGCCGGCGCAGGCCGCGCACACCGATCGCTTCATCTACATCGCCGTGCCCTGGTCGCCGGCGGGCGGCGGCATGTACAAGGTGGCCGACTACCTGATCCAGGCGCAGGCGCCCGACACCCCCGAGCACGCCGCGCAGCTGCGCCCGCTCGACACGCGCGGGCCCGGGAAGGCGTGGACGTCCTTCATCTCGCTGGGCAAGGCGCTCTGGCAGATCGCCCGCGGCAAGCTCTCGGGCGGCCTGGCCGGCGTGCACGTCAACATGGCCGAGCGCCTGTCGATGGTGCGCAAGGGCCTGATCGTCACGACCTGCTTCGTGCTGCGCGTGCCCGTGGTCATCCACCTGCATGCGCAGACCAAGACCTTCTACCGCTCCCTGCCGCTCTTCGCGCAGGACGTGGTGCGCTGGATGTTCTCGCTGGCTTCCACCGTGATCGTCATCGGCTCCGGCCCGCGCAAGTTCGTCGTCGAGGAGCTCGGCGTGAACCCGAAGAAGGTGGACATCGTGATCAACGGCGTGCCCGGCCCGGCGCAGGCGCCCGAGCGCCGGATCGCCGCCGACGGCATCCGCCGCGCGCTGTTCGTGGGGCGCCTGTGCGAACCCAAGGGCGTGTCGGACCTGCTGCAGGCTCTGGCCCTCGCGCCGCTGGACCGCGAGAAGGTCGAAGTCACGCTGGCCGGCAACGGCGACATCGCGCGCTACGAAACCATGGCCAACGCGCTGGGCATCTCCTCCTTCGTGAAGTTCGCGGGCTGGTGCGACCAGGAGAAGGTGGACGAGCTGCTGGCGAAGTCCGACCTGCTGGTGCTGCCCTCGCACGACGAGGTGCTCCCGCTGGTGGTGCTGGAGGCGCTGGGCCGCGGCGTCGCCGTGGTGTGCACGCCGGTGGGCGAACTGCCCACGGTGCTCACCGACGGCGAGAACGCCTGCTTCGTGCCCGTCGGCGATGCGGGCAAGCTCGCCGAGACGCTGGGCACCGTGCTGAACGACGACGAGCGGCTGCTGCGCCTGGGCCGCGCAGGCCGCCGCCTGTACGAGCAGCAGTTCTCGCTTCAGCGCTTCTTCACCAGCGTCTCGCGCGTGCACCAGCGCCACTTCGGCATCTCGGGGCACCTGCCGCAGGCGCAGGAGCTGGCCGAGTGA
- a CDS encoding glycosyltransferase family 2 protein: MTMCTVSIVIKALNEEKNIAAAIESSLAAVARVGGEVILADSCSSDRTVELASQYPIRIVQFANAAERCCGAGPQLGYQHARGEYVYILDGDMKMVEGFLEEALSFLAQHPEAGGVSGRLVELNTESLEYRERALRNHSHLQPGEVDRLDGGGLYRRLAIEESGYFCDRNLHSYEEFDVGARLRAMGWKLFRLPVPSVTHYGHDAPPYALLRRRWRSKYVCGLGELVRGAIGRPHLKLVLRNLRELRIYTAVLVWWAVLASVLFWPIPLAARAIAFAAIAAFPFAAMAVKKRSIARATYSVVSWCFNAAGLVQGLLRRRVPPRSRIASVVLHEPPQVTEAERRQSHA; the protein is encoded by the coding sequence ATGACCATGTGCACCGTCTCCATCGTCATCAAGGCGCTGAACGAAGAGAAGAACATCGCCGCCGCCATCGAAAGCAGCCTGGCCGCCGTGGCGCGCGTGGGCGGCGAGGTGATCCTGGCCGACAGCTGCTCGAGCGACCGCACGGTGGAGCTCGCCTCGCAGTACCCGATCCGCATCGTGCAGTTCGCCAACGCGGCCGAGCGCTGCTGCGGCGCCGGCCCGCAACTGGGCTACCAGCACGCACGCGGCGAGTACGTCTACATCCTCGACGGCGACATGAAGATGGTCGAGGGCTTCCTCGAGGAAGCCCTCTCGTTCCTCGCGCAGCACCCCGAAGCGGGCGGCGTCAGCGGCCGGCTGGTCGAGCTGAATACCGAAAGCCTCGAATATCGCGAGCGCGCCCTGCGCAACCATTCGCACCTGCAGCCCGGCGAGGTGGACCGCCTCGACGGCGGCGGCCTGTACCGGCGCCTGGCGATCGAGGAGTCGGGCTACTTCTGCGACCGCAACCTGCACAGCTACGAGGAATTCGACGTCGGCGCGCGGCTGCGGGCCATGGGCTGGAAGCTGTTCCGCCTGCCGGTGCCCTCGGTCACGCACTACGGCCACGACGCCCCGCCTTATGCGCTGCTGCGCCGCCGCTGGCGCTCCAAGTACGTCTGCGGCCTGGGCGAGCTGGTGCGCGGCGCCATCGGCCGCCCGCACCTGAAGCTGGTGCTGCGCAACCTGCGCGAGCTGCGCATCTACACCGCCGTGCTCGTGTGGTGGGCGGTGCTGGCCAGCGTCCTCTTCTGGCCCATCCCCCTGGCCGCGCGCGCGATCGCCTTCGCCGCGATCGCCGCCTTCCCCTTCGCCGCGATGGCCGTGAAGAAACGGTCCATCGCCCGCGCCACCTACTCCGTGGTGTCGTGGTGCTTCAACGCCGCCGGCCTCGTGCAGGGCCTCCTGCGCCGCCGCGTGCCGCCGCGCTCGCGCATCGCCAGCGTGGTGCTGCACGAACCGCCGCAGGTCACCGAAGCCGAACGCCGCCAGAGCCACGCCTGA